The Candidatus Obscuribacterales bacterium genome has a segment encoding these proteins:
- the nusB gene encoding transcription antitermination factor NusB, with protein sequence MQARRIARELALLGASQLPATPEALDMQQVQNLVLAAVRTLTTESRETLEVAISELERGSERLLSSETRSADIQGARTMTREAIDLTQVAINRLGYALELPEFIQLANQQDVRDYAIDIIKQVKQNRESIDELITSSMVDWQLKRLIRLDQDILRIAVTEVLYLGVPDRVAINEAIELAKRYGDEESHKFINGVLRRVTDAIKSQSLAQAPPEV encoded by the coding sequence ATGCAAGCTCGTCGAATTGCTCGTGAATTGGCGCTATTGGGCGCAAGTCAACTGCCTGCCACCCCAGAAGCTCTGGACATGCAGCAGGTTCAAAATTTGGTGTTAGCCGCCGTGCGAACCTTGACAACGGAAAGTCGTGAGACTTTAGAGGTGGCGATTTCGGAACTGGAGCGCGGTAGCGAACGCCTGCTGTCTAGCGAGACGCGATCGGCCGATATCCAAGGGGCACGCACCATGACTCGGGAGGCGATCGACCTCACCCAGGTGGCCATCAATCGCTTGGGTTATGCCCTAGAACTGCCTGAATTCATCCAGCTCGCCAACCAGCAAGATGTGCGAGACTACGCGATCGACATCATCAAGCAGGTGAAGCAGAATCGGGAATCCATTGATGAGTTGATTACCAGCTCCATGGTGGACTGGCAGCTTAAGCGCCTGATTCGGCTGGATCAAGATATCCTACGGATTGCCGTCACGGAAGTGCTCTACCTAGGCGTTCCCGATCGCGTTGCTATTAACGAAGCGATCGAATTGGCCAAGCGCTATGGCGATGAAGAAAGCCATAAGTTCATCAATGGCGTCCTGCGGCGGGTGACGGACGCGATCAAGTCGCAGTCTTTGGCCCAAGCTCCCCCTGAAGTCTAG